CCGCGCCGGCGCCGCTCCACTGGTTCGGCACCTGCGTGCCGGCGACCCAGTTGTTGTTGCTCCGGAACGACCACCAGATCTCGGTGATGTCCGGGTCGCCGCCGTGGACGAGGTGCGTGATGCCGTCGCAGGTCACCACCGAGATCGGCTTGAAGCTGGTCATGCCGGTGTACGTCGGCGAGTACCAGACCGTCGAGCTGCGGCCGATGACGACGCGCTGGCGCATGATGTAGGGCTTGACCCCGCCGCCGCTGCCGATGACGTTGTAGAGCACCTCGACCTCACCGGTGTCCGGCATCGCCGCCATCACCACGCTGTTGCAGGTGCTGTAGAGCTGGGAGGACGCCACCGTGTCATGGACCGCGGTCCACGTCGCCCCGTCGAAGCGATCGACCAGCACGTGCGGAAGGTCGGACAGCTGGCTGCAGTACGCCACGTACAGGTTGCCGCCGAAGGCCAGCGCCGACGGCGCCGACGCCGTCCGGGTCCCGAGCGAACGACCGATCGTGACCGGGCTCGACCAGGTCGTCGCCGACGCCGTCGTCGACGTCATCATCATCAGGCGGTTCTGGCCGACCGGCTTGTAGATCAGCCGCAGGCTGCCGTCGTAGTCGACCAGCGCCGGGTGTGAGTCGCTGCTGACCCCGAGCGAGACCGACGTCGTCCAGCTCGAGCCGTTGAAGCGGGTCTGCTTGAGCGCGGTCGAGGAGCTCGAGCTGTAGTCGGTGTAGACCATGTGCAGGCGGCTGCCGAACCAGGCCAGGGCCGGCTGGCGCGTGCTCTCCTTGCCCACGATCTGGGTGTCGTCGGGCCACTGCCAGGCCGACAGCTCGCCGACGGACTCGTCGAGCATCGCGGCCTCGTCGTCGGCGGACAGGCACCCGACCAGGGCGCCGCCGAGCAAGAGAGAGAGGAGGAAGGCGGATCGATTCATGCGCATGCGCCGCGCCTTCGCAAGCCGCGTGCCGCGCCGACACCCGCGAATTCCTCACCGTACGGCACGCGGCCTGGGTGTGCCTGGCCGACTCGCCTAGCCGTCGACACGAGTCGTCGCGCACGACGAACGCGCGCGGTGAAGCGCGGCCGCAGCTGCCCCGCGAGGTGACGTGTCGCGGGACCGCGCCGGCGCTGGCCTCGCCACCAGCGCGCTCGGCCTGGCCGCGCTGGCCGCGGCGCTGGTCGTCCGCCTGCTCGCCTGAGCCGCGCCCCGCGTCAGGCGCGGAACTCGATCCGCTCGATCGGGTAGACCTTGGCGAGCGGCACGAGCGCGTCCTCGCACAGCGCGTAGAACCACCGGACGAACCAGCGCCGGTAGCCGTCGAACTTGGAGCCGACGTTCGAGTTGACCTCGAGCTCGACGCTCGTCGCGGTCGTCGCGAGGATCGTCGTCGGCTGGGGGAGCAGCGCGAGGAGATCCACGAGCAGGCGCCGCTCGGGCGCCGCGCCCTCGAACCAGATCGTGACGCGATCGGACGGATACGACCGCCCCATCGCCAGCGCTTCCTCGTAGCCGAGCACGCGAAACGGCAAGGCGGCGCGCAGGGCGCGGTCGCGCTGGATCGCGGCGCCGACGCGCCACGCCGCGAACCCGAACAGCGCGCCGAACGCCGCCAGCGGGAGCAGCGCGACCGCGAGCGCGAGCGGCTGCGTGAGCGCGACCGCGACCGCCGCGACGACACCGGCGCTCGCGAGCACCAGCGCGCCCACGCCGCCGGTGAGGTTGAGCAGGTTGGCCGCCTGCCACGCGGTCAGGCTGCGCCGGCTCGAGGTGTGCGCGATCGCCTTGGTGCGAGCGGCGCTGGCGCGCGCCGCCGCGATCTCCTCGGCACGCGCCGCCGCTGCGACCTGGGCCGCCGCCGTCGCCTGGGCGGCGCTGCGCGCGCGTCCGGCCTCGGCGAGCTGTGCGAGGGTCCTCTCGTCCGACATGGGATGAGGCTCAACGTAGGGGCTCCGCCCCGGGCCGCCAACCACGATCGGCGCGCGCCCGACCGATTTTCGCCGTCGGTCAGCGGAAGTTCTGGCTGGCCCAGATGTCGCCGTTCGGCATCTGGTGGAAGCCGCACGCGACCATGCCGTAGCTGGTGCTCGACATGTTGATGTAGTGCCCGTGGCCGTTGAACGGCCCTGGCCCCTCGTCCCACATGGCCTGGAGGCACCCCTGCACCACCGCGTCGAGCGACGGCCAGGCCGGGCAGGTGTTCTGGGCGTTCTCGCCGCAGTCGCCGAAATTCGCGTGCGGCCCCGCGGTCGAGTCGCGGCGCGCCTGATCGTCGCTGCACGCCTCGGCGGCGGCCCAGCGCTGGTAGGGCGGCTTGCCCTCGGTGGCCCGGAACGCGTTGATGCGATCGACGCAGGCCTGGCGCGCGCTCGCGAACGGGTCGCCGCTGGTGCCGGCGTCGCCGTCGCCCGGACCACCGTCGTCGCCCGAGCAAGCCGCGATGAGACCGAGGACCAACGCGAGGTGGGAGCGCATGAGCGGTCAGTCTCGCCCGGACCGCGGCGAGGTCACCAGCGCAAACTGGCGGCGCGGGCGTCCGACCTCCACCTACCCCACCGCGCGCGACCACGGCCGTCCGTCACAGCCGCGGCGCGATGCCCAGCTCCTCGAGCAGGTGATCGGCCTGATCGACTCGATCCATGATCCACAGCATGTAGCGCGCGTCGACGTGGATCTTGCGGACGATCCGGCCGTCGAAGACCACGTCGGAGGCGACGCCCTCGATGGTGCTGTCGAAGTTGAGCCCGACCAGGCGACCGTGGTCGTCGAGCACCGCCGAGCCCGAGTTGCCGCCGGTGGTGTCGAGGTCGCTCAGGAAGTCGACCGGGAGCTCGCCGTCGGGACCGGCGTAGGGCCCAAAGTCCCGGGCCCGGAGCGCGGTGAGCAGGCGCTCGGGCGCGTCGAACGGATCGGCGCCGGTGTCCTTGGCGAGGATCTGGGCGCCGGTCGTGAACGGCGACGCGTCCGGCGTGAACGCCTTGACCGTGCCGTAGGTGATGCGCAAGGTCGAGTTCGCGTCCGGGGCGAGCAGGCCGCCGAGCACCTCGCGCATGGCCTCGGCGTAGACCGGCGCGACCAGCATCAGCTCGCCCGCGTCCGCGTCGGCGCGCCGCTCGGCCGCCTTGTAGAACGTCCAGACCCGCCGGGCGGCGTGCAGGAACGGATCGGTCGCAGCCACGAGCCGCCTCGGGATCGCACCCTGCAGCAGCTCGAGCCGGCACGGCTCGTCGGCGAGCTTGCTGGTCCGGTACCAGGTGGCGAGGGTCCGATCGATGAACGCCTCGTCGAGGCGCTGGGTCGCGCGCGCGCCCAGCAGCGGCGCGAGCCACGGCCGCTCGGCCGGCGGCAGCGCCAGCGCCCGCACCAGCGCGAGCCGCAAGAGCGCGCGGTCGAGCGTCGGATCGAACTGCCGCGTCAGCTGCCGCTGGGCCGCGAGCGCCGGCGCCACGTCGCGGTCCTGGTAGCCGGCCTTGCGCTCCGCGTCGGGCCGGGCCCGCTCCTCGGCCCACCGCGTGATCGCGATCGCCGACGCCAAGAGCTGCGAGCTGGCCAGCGCGACCGTGCGATCGTAGTCGGCGCGCGCGGTGCGCTGCGCCGCGAGGGTGAGCTGCTCGAGCCGGGCGAGCGCGGCCTGGTAGCGCTCGCGGCCAGGCGCCGCGGCCCACGCCGCGACCTGCTGGTCGAGCGCGGCCTTGCGGGCGAGCAGGTCGCCCGAGGTCAGGCCCTTGAGCACGCCGCTGATCTTCTCGAGCCCGTTCTGGACCCGCTGCTTGAGCACGCCGGCCTTGATCGCGGTCTCGCCGGACGCCCCCAGGTTGGCCTCGGCGATGGCGTAGCGCTGCTGGGCCAGCTCGACGTAGTAGGGGTAGTACCAGTCGACGTCGTGCTGGACCTCGCGCGCGGTCTTGGTGCGCGCGGTCCGCCCCGGGAAGCCGGCGATCATCACGAAGTCGGCGGGCGCCCGGCCCCGGTCGGACACCTGCAGGAAGTGCTTGGGTCGGTACGGCACGTTGGCGGGCGCGTAGTCCGCCGGCGCGCCGTCGGGGCCGACGTACGCGCGGAAGAACGCGAAGTCGCCGGTGTGGCGGGGCCACCGCCAGTTGTCGACCTCGCCGCCGTAGTTGCCGATCGAGCGCGCTGGCACGTAGACCAGGCGGACGTCGCGCAGCTCGAGCTCCTCGATCAACACGTACGTGCCGCCGCGGAAGTACTCGGCGACGTTGCAGCGCAGCCCCGGGCGGCCGCGCTCGCAGTCGGCGACCTGCTGCTTGATCCGGCGCTCGACCTCGTCCTTGCGCGCGACCGGATCGGCGATCGCCTCGAGCCCGGCCCGCACCGCCGCGGACACGTCGGTGAGCGCCTGCGCGACGAAGACGCGCTCGGCCGGCCCCGCCGGGAGCTCCTCGGCCCGGGTCCGCGCCAGGACGCCGTCCTCGACCAGGTTGCGCGCGCGCGTCGAGTTGACCTGGAGCGCGCTCTGGACGCAGTGGTGGTTGGTGACGATCAGCCCCTCGGGCGAGACGAACGACGCCGAGCACCCGTTGAGCCGCACGATCGCGCTGGAGCGGCGCCGCCAGCGGATCGGCGAGGGTCGCGGGATCGATCGCGACGCCCAGCCGCGCGAAGGCCTGCGCGTGGCCGGGCAGGGTCATCTGCTGCGGCATCCACATGCCGCCGGGGTTGGCGTAGGCCTGGCGCGCGGCCAGGTACGGATCGGCGGGCGGCGCCACCGGCGCGGCCGCGTCGATCGGGGCGGCGACCGTGGCCGTCGGGACCTCGACCTTGGCGCCGGGGCCGCGGCACGCGACCACGACCACGACCACCAGCGCGGGGACCACGAGACCGACTGCGGCGGCGACCTGCTTCATGCCCCCGGATAACATGGCCTCGGCGAGCCGCAAGCCCGGACGCGCCGCGGTGGCCGCACGGCATCGGGCCGTGATGGTCCATACTCGTCGGACTCCGCGTCCGCGAGGCCTCATGGCGAACCACATCAAGATCCCGATCTCGAACGTGCTGATGGGCGGCGACTACACCGGCGTGATCGTCGTCGGCGCGACCGCGACGCCGCTCAACGTCATCCTCGACACCGGCAGCAGCAGCCTGGCGATCGACGGCCACGCGTTCGATCCGCTGACCGCCCCGGACACGCGGACCACGAACCTGCTCCAGACCGTCTCCTACGGCGCGGGCGGCTGGATCGGCGCCGTCGTGCAGACCTCGGTCGGGCTCGCCGCCGAGGTGACCCTGCCGGGCGTCCACGTCGCCGTCACCTACGCCGAGAGCCCGAACATGTTCGGCGGCGCCCAGGGCATCCTCGGGCTGGCCTACGCGCCGCTCGACCGGGCGTACCAGATGCCGGCCGACACCTGGCAGACCCGGTACCACACCGCGCAGCTCGGCGCCGGCACCGCGGTCGACCTCGCGCCCTACTTCACGCAGCTCGAGCAGGCCGGCGTCGTCCACAACAAGTTCGGGTTCTACGTCAAGCGCTCGACCGTCAGCGCCGCCACCGACGACCCCGGCAGCGATCCGCTCAACCACGGGTACTTCGTGATCGGCGGCGGCGAGGAGGCGACCGACCTGTACACCGGCGCGTTCACCCACGTCGAGGTGCTCCACGACGTCTGGTACAGCACCAACCTGGTCGGCGTGCAGGTCGGAGCCCAGCCGATGATCCCGGTGGCGCCGGTCGCCGCCGGGAGCCCGCTCGCGTCGAACTCGATCGTCGACAGCGGCACCAACATGTTGCTCTTCGACCAACCGGTCTACGACGCGATCGTCGCGGCGTTCCAGGCGATCGATCCGGCCTTCGCCACCGCGCTGCGCACCCACGCCGTCGGGCCGGGCGCCGGCCTCGATCAGACCGAGCTCGACCTCGCCGCGTGGCCCGACTTGCACCTGATGCTCCAGGGCGCGGACGGCGCGCCGGCGACGCTGACGGTCACGCCCAGCGACTACTGGCAGCTCGACGCGAACCGCAAGGGCGCGGCGGTGGCGTACCTCGGCGGCGACGGCGGCAGCCAGGGCGGCCGCTCGATCCTCGGCCTGCCGCTGTTCACCGGCTACTACACCGTCTTCGATCGATCCCTCGACGGTGGCCGCGGGGCCATCAAGTTCGCGCCGCGCGCGTGAGCCCGCGTCGGCCCTCCCCCACCCCACCCAGGACCCACCGACCATGTCGCTCGCCCATCGCGCCTCCGCCGTCACGCACATGATCGTCGTCACCGATCTCGATCGGAGCAAGCGCTGGTACCTCGACGTGCTCGGGTGCTCGCTCTACGGCGAGTACGGCGGCACGAGCGTGGTCCTCGACTGGAACGGCAGCTGGTTCCTGCTGGTCACGGGCGGCGAGCCGACCGCCGACAAGCCGACCGTGCACCTGGTCCCGCCCGACGCCCCGGACCGCACCGGCCGGTCGACGATCTTCCGCGTCGCCGACTGTCGCGCGACCTACGCCGAGCTGAGGTCCCTCGGCGCGGAGTTCCTGGCGGAGCCGGTCGACCACGGCTACGAGATCCGCGCGTTCTTCCGCGACCCCGACGGTCACCTGTTCGAGATCAGCGAGCTGGCCGGCCAGGCCACCGCGGCCGGCTGAGCGCCGGCGGGCTCAGCGCGGGTGGACGGGCGCGCAGGCTGAGCGCGTCATCGCTCGTCGGGACGCCGTGGCGGGTCGCCGTCGGCCGTGCCATCGACGACCGCGGGCAGCGCGTCGCGGGCGTCGCTGAGCCACAGCGCGTGATCGGCCGAGCGGCCCAGGCGCAGCCGGGTCGGCGGGCCCTCGCGGTAGCCGGTGACCGCGGCGACCGCGTCGGGGTCGGGCTCGCGGACCGCGGTGCCGATCACCGCGATGGTGTCGCCGAGGCAGAAGGCGACCTCGCGGTAGCGCAGGCGCGGGCCGCGCAGGGCGCTGTTGCCGTGCAGGCGGATCGCGACGTCGCCGCCGAGCGCGGCCAGCGAGGTCCGATCGAGCATGCCGACCCGCCGTCCCGCGTCGATCTCGATCTCGGCCCCGCGGGCGTCGATCAGCGCCCGGCCAGTGCCGTCGCTGACCACGAACGGCACCGCGCGCGCGTCGGCGTAGACCGCCTGCCACGCGGCCCCGAGCTCCTCCTCGACGGTGATCCCGTAGTAGACGCACGACCGCCGGCTGATCGGCGCGGTCAGCGGGTCGTCCGCGTCGACCGTCCCGATCAGGTGCACCCGCGTGCCCTCCGGCGCCGCGGCGATCGTCGCCCGCACCGCGCCGGCGAGCCCACGGCGCGCCTCGGCCTGGCGCGCGAACCGCGCCACGGCGCCCGCGGCGGCGCCCAGGGACAAGAGCATCAGGATCAGGCCCACGCCACGGAAGCGTACGGCACCGGGCGGGCTGGCGGGAGTCGGCGCCGCGTGCCGCGGCCGGCCGTCGCCCGACGACCGGCGCATCGATCAGGGGCGCGCGTGGCGCCTGGCCGCCTCGACTTCGGGCACGATCGTCCCGGTGTCGACCTGGGCGCCGCTGGGCGCGATGTGGACCAGCCGGACCGCGCGCCTGGGCGCGCTCGCCCTCGGGCTGAGCGCGGTCGCGCTCGACTACGCCGCCGTCCGTGATCCGGCGCTGCCGTACCCACGCTTCCTGGTGGGCCTGACCGCGGTCGTGGTCGCGGCGCACCTCGCGACCCGCGGCCGCGCGTGGGCCGACGGCCTGGGCTTCCGCCGGCTGGCGCCCGACGAGGTCCGGTGGCTGGTGCGGCTGCTCGTCGTCGCGGGCGCGGCGGCGGCGCTGACCTTGGCCGGGCTAGCCGCGGCGGTGGCGATCCACGGCGCGCCGCTGTGGCGACCGCGCTTCCCCGGCGGCGTCGCGCGCTACGCGGTCTTCGCGATCCTGGTCTGGCCGGTGTACGAGGAGATGGTCTATCGCCTGGCGCTGATGCCAGGCGCGGTCGCGGCGCTGGGACGCTGGCCGGGGTACGCGCTGGGCGTGGCCGCGTTCGCCTACCTGCACGTGCTCTACGGCGTGTTCGATGTCTCGAACGTGTTCGGCGCGTTCGCGCTGACGCTGGTGTTCGTGCGCACCGGCTCGGTCCAGCTGACCATCGCCCTGCACGCGCTGGGCAACGCCGCGATCGTCGTCGCCAACCTGATGATGGCGGCGATGGCCTGACCGCGCGCGGGCGTCACCGGGGCGGGCGACGCCGGACCAACGCGCTGGCCGGCACCAGCTCGGGCCGCGGCGAGCGGGCCACCGGATCGAGGTCGGTCGAGCCGCACGCCAGGCAGGCGCCGTTGAGGATGACCTCGTGGGCGCAGTCGCCGCAGGCGCGGCAGCGGCCGTCGTCGTCGCGGTCGACGTGCGGGCAGGTGGCGACGTCCACGCCGCGACGTTGCCACGACCCCGCCGACCGCGCCATCGTCTGCCGATGCTGCGCGACGCCACCGCCGCCGACCTGCCCGCCATCGCCGCGATCACCGCGCACTACGTCGCGACGACGGCGATCCACTTCGCGTACCAGCCGCCGAGCGTCGCCGAGCTGGCGGCGCTGTGGGCGGCGCGCGGGCGCCACCCGTGGCTGGTCGCGGTCGACGACGGCGACGCCGCGACCGTGCGCGGCTACGCCAAGAGCGACCGGTTCCGCGCCCGGGCCGCGTACGATCGCACCGCCGAGGTCGGGCTGTACCTCGAGCCGGCGCACCGCGGCCGCGGCCACGGCCGCGCGTTGCTCGACGGCCTGGTCGCCGCGATGACCGCCGCGGGCTTCCACACGGCGGTCGCCGGGATCGCCCTGCCCAACCCGGCGTCGGTGGCGCTGCACGAGCGCTGCGGCTTCACCGCGGTCGGGGTGTTCCGCGAGGTCGGCTGGAAGTTCGACGCCTGGCACGACGTCGGGTTCTGGCAGCGGCCGCTGGGGCCGCCGCCGGCGCCGTGACCGCCGGCGATCGTGGTACGCCCGGGGCCATGAGCCGTATCTATCGTTCGCTGCCCCCCGCCGGCACCCGCCTCGGCATCGCGTTCTCGGGCGGGCTCGACACCCGCTGCGCGGTGGCGTGGCTGGCCGAGCAGGGCCAGGAGGTCTACTCCTACACCGCCGATCTGGCGCAGCCCGACGAGGCCAACCCGGCCGACATCCCGCCGATCGCGCTCGAGCACGGCGCCCGGGCGGCGCAGCTGCTCGACTGCAAGGACGCGCTCGTGCGCGAGGGCCTGATCGCGATCCAGTGCGGCGCGTTCCACCTGCGCACCGCCGGCAAGACCTACTTCAACACCACGCCGCTGGGCCGCGCGGTCACGACCACGGCGATCGTGCGCGCGATGATGGCCGACGGCGTCCACGTCTTCGGCGACGGCTCGACCCACAAGGGCAACGACATCCAGCGCTTCTACCGCTACGGCGTGCTGGTCGATCCGACGCTCAAGATCTACAAGCCGTGGCTCGACGGCGCGTTCGTGACCGCGTTCGGCGGCCGCACCGAGATGTCCGAGTACCTCGAGCGCATCGGCAAGCCCTACAAGATGGGCGTCGAGAAGGCCTACTCGACCGACGCCAACCTGCTGGGCGCCACCCACGAGGCCAAGGACCTCGAGCGCCTCGACATCGGCATGCGCATCGTCAACCCGATCATGGGCGTCGCGCCCTGGGACGCCGCCGCGACGATCGCGCCCGAGGAGATCACGCTCGGCTTCGAGCAGGGCGTGCCGACGACGATCAACGGCCAACGGTTCGGATCGCGGGTCGAGCTGTTCACCGAGTGCAACCGCATCGGCGGCCGGCACGGGCTCGGCATGAGCGATCAGATCGAGAACCGCGTCATCGACGCCAAGAGCCGCGGCTGCTACGAGGCGCCCGGCATGGCGCTGATCCACCTCGGCTACGAGCGCCTGCTGTCGGCGATCCACAACGAGAACACCACCGAGCTGTACGCGTCCCTGGGCCGGCGCCTGGGCCGGCTCCTGTACGAGGGCCGCTGGTACGACCCCGAGGCGTGCCTGCTCAAGGACGGCCTGGCCCGGTGGGTCGCGCCGGCGGTGACCGGCTCGGTCACGCTCGAGCTGCGCCGCGGCGACGACTACACCCTGCTCGACACCGAAGCCGAGTACATGGCCTACGCGCCCGACAAGCTGTCGATGGAGCGCGTGGCCGAGCCGGCGTTCACGCCCGAGGATCGCATCGGGGCGCTCGAGCTGCAGAACCTGTCGGTCGGCGACAACCGCGCGCTGCTGCTGCACCACCTCGACAGCCTGCGCCGGCTCGGCGCCGGCGGCGCCGCGAGCGAGCTGGGCGGCCTGCTCGGCGACGGCGCGTGAGGGCCGCGGGCGTGGCGCCCGCGTGCGTCACTTGCCGGTGCGCAGCTCGAGGCGCTCGTCCCGGGTCGAGCCGCCGCCGAAGAAACCAGCTCGCAGAGACGAGGCCGTCGGCCGCCGACAGGCACCAGCTGGCCCCGCCCTCGTCGCCGCCCCAGCTGTTGTCCTGGACGCACCAGCCGTCGCCCGAGGCCATGACCACGTGGGTCGAGCCGAACCGGCCGCCCTCCTCGGGGTCCTCCTCGGTCTCGTCGACCGGCGCCTGGTCGAGCGTGAGATCCGGCGCGGCCGCGATCGCGGCGGCCACCGCCTCGGCGTCGTCGACCGTGACCCCGGCGTCGAGGCGCCACAGCCGCTGACCATCGGTGACGAAGGCGCGCGCGAGCTCCTCGAGCGCCCGCGGCGTCACGACGTCCTCGTCGGCCGCGCACGTCAGGGTGGCGGTGCGCAGCTGCCCGAGCTGGCCGACGGTGAGCGTGCACGCGACCGTGCCCGTGGCCTCGTTGTTGACGTTGCCGTTGGCGTCGGCCGCCGGGTCCTGATCGTCCCAGTACGACGTCTCGATCGTGCCGGCGTAGGTCAGCGCGCGATCGCGCGCGAACAACCCGGTGAAGAGATCGGGCGCGGCGACCGGCGCGGCGGCGGTGTTGCCGATCGGGCGGGCCGGCGTCGACGCGCCATGACAGGCGGTGGCGCCCGCCAGGAGGCCCACGATCACGAACGTGCGGCTCATGGCGATGCAACGCCCCGAGCGCAGCGGCGATTCCGGAGGTCGGCCGGCGTGGTCACTGATCGTCGCACGGCGTGCCGAGGCCGCCCGGGTACACCCCGAGATCGCCGTAGATCATCGAGACGTTGGCCTCGACCGGCACCCGGGTCAGCGCGTTCTTGGCGCTGCCCTTGATCCAGCTGGCCTCGTCGCTCGACGTCACCAGCCGCAGCTGGCCGTTCTTGGTCGCGAAGATCTCGCCCACCGAGTCGGCGACGACGTTCTTCATGATCTGCGGCTTCATCGCGCCGGCCTGGCCGACGAAGACCCGGTAGCCCTTGCCGCCCTCCTCGTCGCGCAGGCGATCGACGTAGTAGTAGGTGCCGCTGTCGTCCCGGGCCAGGAAGTGGGCCTGGTGCTTCCACAGCGGCGACTTGAACGCGGCCTTGTCGAGGACCGCCCGGGCGTCGCCGTCGGCGAGCGGCTTGAGGACCTCGGTGTCCTCGCCGCACTGGACGAAGTAGTCGCCGGTGGCCTTGCGGCCGATCGAGGTCCGGCTCTCGACGCGCGGGGACCAGAAGGTGAACTCGAACGACGGCACCGGCTTGGCGGTCCCGTCGGCGCCGCCGCCGAAGACCCGGAGCTGGTAGACCGCCTTCTTGTCGCCGTAGAAGACCATGTGCTCGTCGCGCCAGCCGCTGTCGATCACGTAGATGCCGCCGTCGCTGTCGGTCAGGACCTTGAGCTGGCTCTTGGCCGCGCTGATGTCGACCACGTCGGCCTTCGGCTTCTTCTTGGGGCGGGCCTCCACGCTGCCGACCGACAGCGAGGTAGCGAGCACGACGAGGGCGACAGGGGCTGCGCGCATGGTCTGGTCATTATACGATGCCGGCGATGGCTCATTCACCGCAACACGCCCTCGATGTGGGCTCCGTGATTGCGGAGACCTACACGATCGAGGGGCTGCTGGGCCGCGGTGGCATGGGCGCGGTGTTCGTGGCCAGCCACGCGCGGCTGCCGGGCAAGAAGGTCGCGATCAAGATCCTCCACCCCGACGTGGCCGACGCGGAGTCGCTGGCGCGGTTCCGGCGCGAGGCCGAGATCG
The genomic region above belongs to Myxococcales bacterium and contains:
- a CDS encoding VOC family protein → MSLAHRASAVTHMIVVTDLDRSKRWYLDVLGCSLYGEYGGTSVVLDWNGSWFLLVTGGEPTADKPTVHLVPPDAPDRTGRSTIFRVADCRATYAELRSLGAEFLAEPVDHGYEIRAFFRDPDGHLFEISELAGQATAAG
- a CDS encoding S46 family peptidase, which translates into the protein MRLNGCSASFVSPEGLIVTNHHCVQSALQVNSTRARNLVEDGVLARTRAEELPAGPAERVFVAQALTDVSAAVRAGLEAIADPVARKDEVERRIKQQVADCERGRPGLRCNVAEYFRGGTYVLIEELELRDVRLVYVPARSIGNYGGEVDNWRWPRHTGDFAFFRAYVGPDGAPADYAPANVPYRPKHFLQVSDRGRAPADFVMIAGFPGRTARTKTAREVQHDVDWYYPYYVELAQQRYAIAEANLGASGETAIKAGVLKQRVQNGLEKISGVLKGLTSGDLLARKAALDQQVAAWAAAPGRERYQAALARLEQLTLAAQRTARADYDRTVALASSQLLASAIAITRWAEERARPDAERKAGYQDRDVAPALAAQRQLTRQFDPTLDRALLRLALVRALALPPAERPWLAPLLGARATQRLDEAFIDRTLATWYRTSKLADEPCRLELLQGAIPRRLVAATDPFLHAARRVWTFYKAAERRADADAGELMLVAPVYAEAMREVLGGLLAPDANSTLRITYGTVKAFTPDASPFTTGAQILAKDTGADPFDAPERLLTALRARDFGPYAGPDGELPVDFLSDLDTTGGNSGSAVLDDHGRLVGLNFDSTIEGVASDVVFDGRIVRKIHVDARYMLWIMDRVDQADHLLEELGIAPRL
- a CDS encoding N-acetyltransferase is translated as MLRDATAADLPAIAAITAHYVATTAIHFAYQPPSVAELAALWAARGRHPWLVAVDDGDAATVRGYAKSDRFRARAAYDRTAEVGLYLEPAHRGRGHGRALLDGLVAAMTAAGFHTAVAGIALPNPASVALHERCGFTAVGVFREVGWKFDAWHDVGFWQRPLGPPPAP
- the argG gene encoding argininosuccinate synthase codes for the protein MSRIYRSLPPAGTRLGIAFSGGLDTRCAVAWLAEQGQEVYSYTADLAQPDEANPADIPPIALEHGARAAQLLDCKDALVREGLIAIQCGAFHLRTAGKTYFNTTPLGRAVTTTAIVRAMMADGVHVFGDGSTHKGNDIQRFYRYGVLVDPTLKIYKPWLDGAFVTAFGGRTEMSEYLERIGKPYKMGVEKAYSTDANLLGATHEAKDLERLDIGMRIVNPIMGVAPWDAAATIAPEEITLGFEQGVPTTINGQRFGSRVELFTECNRIGGRHGLGMSDQIENRVIDAKSRGCYEAPGMALIHLGYERLLSAIHNENTTELYASLGRRLGRLLYEGRWYDPEACLLKDGLARWVAPAVTGSVTLELRRGDDYTLLDTEAEYMAYAPDKLSMERVAEPAFTPEDRIGALELQNLSVGDNRALLLHHLDSLRRLGAGGAASELGGLLGDGA
- a CDS encoding A1 family peptidase, producing MANHIKIPISNVLMGGDYTGVIVVGATATPLNVILDTGSSSLAIDGHAFDPLTAPDTRTTNLLQTVSYGAGGWIGAVVQTSVGLAAEVTLPGVHVAVTYAESPNMFGGAQGILGLAYAPLDRAYQMPADTWQTRYHTAQLGAGTAVDLAPYFTQLEQAGVVHNKFGFYVKRSTVSAATDDPGSDPLNHGYFVIGGGEEATDLYTGAFTHVEVLHDVWYSTNLVGVQVGAQPMIPVAPVAAGSPLASNSIVDSGTNMLLFDQPVYDAIVAAFQAIDPAFATALRTHAVGPGAGLDQTELDLAAWPDLHLMLQGADGAPATLTVTPSDYWQLDANRKGAAVAYLGGDGGSQGGRSILGLPLFTGYYTVFDRSLDGGRGAIKFAPRA
- a CDS encoding CPBP family intramembrane metalloprotease, coding for MSTWAPLGAMWTSRTARLGALALGLSAVALDYAAVRDPALPYPRFLVGLTAVVVAAHLATRGRAWADGLGFRRLAPDEVRWLVRLLVVAGAAAALTLAGLAAAVAIHGAPLWRPRFPGGVARYAVFAILVWPVYEEMVYRLALMPGAVAALGRWPGYALGVAAFAYLHVLYGVFDVSNVFGAFALTLVFVRTGSVQLTIALHALGNAAIVVANLMMAAMA